Proteins found in one Zea mays cultivar B73 chromosome 1, Zm-B73-REFERENCE-NAM-5.0, whole genome shotgun sequence genomic segment:
- the LOC100193318 gene encoding uncharacterized protein LOC100193318, whose product MLRQSSSRNQRSKGLKLKKALQISLLLLVSVWLLYQVKHSYEKKAYSEDEVSGSHKDDKDQGETVRLGRKDLPPKMEADSSTLDERVEDEENDEMEQEMKHDENDDDPIDEQDLEKDEDLPEPGEHSSERDGDVGVFDDEERKERSQEDQEKSFHGDNVSSAVTHDPPSSEQDELFHRGQEKVLFVDDASTAVPNENHEAGNEDEVRRARERSFRGDDVSSSVDHDGKVTKPLPEEQLNIMDRIFEGTTNLSNGISFRAPGINGSYTTAGNVATPTNSSSQKNTDIPSDDIESKTHPSPTNLTSNPEQTNSTLKGHPDQQVNSMAVLGNQVQPLTNQTSLELDSPPNGTLALVTDAKKSTSGAGDDGSNSTSPSTHVDKKTDGGDGPKEDVDVSTKIMNKAISEDEVVPE is encoded by the coding sequence ATGTTGAGGCAGAGCTCTAGTAGAAATCAGAGATCCAAAGGTCTGAAGCTGAAGAAAGCTCTTCAGATTAGTCTCTTGCTTCTGGTTTCTGTTTGGTTGCTCTACCAAGTTAAGCATTCTTATGAGAAGAAGGCATACAGCGAAGATGAAGTGAGTGGTTCACATAAAGATGACAAGGACCAGGGAGAGACAGTCAGACTAGGCAGGAAGGATCTGCCTCCAAAGATGGAGGCCGACTCTTCAACATTGGATGAACGGGTTGAGgatgaagagaatgatgaaatggAGCAAGAAATGAAACATGATGAGAACGATGATGATCCCATCGATGAGCAAGACTTGGAGAAGGATGAGGATCTTCCTGAGCCTGGTGAGCATTCTTCTGAAAGGGATGGAGATGTGGGTGTGTTTGATGATGAAGAGCGGAAGGAGCGGTCACAGGAGGATCAAGAGAAGAGCTTCCATGGTGACAATGTTTCTAGTGCTGTTACTCATGACCCCCCATCATCGGAGCAAGATGAGCTGTTCCATCGTGGCCAAGAGAAGGTCTTATTTGTGGATGATGCTTCAACTGCAGTGCCTAATGAAAATCACGAGGCTGGAAACGAGGATGAAGTGCGCAGGGCTAGGGAAAGGAGCTTCAGAGGTGATGATGTGTCAAGCTCTGTAGATCATGACGGCAAGGTGACAAAACCTCTCCCAGAGGAACAATTGAACATCATGGATAGGATATTTGAAGGCACCACAAACTTATCTAATGGAATTTCATTTCGAGCTCCTGGAATAAATGGATCATATACCACCGCAGGCAATGTGGCTACACCAACGAATTCATCTTCCCAGAAAAACACAGACATTCCTAGCGATGACATTGAAAGCAAGACCCATCCATCTCCAACAAATTTGACCAGCAACCCTGAGCAAACTAATTCAACTTTGAAAGGTCATCCGGATCAACAAGTGAATTCAATGGCAGTGCTCGGCAACCAAGTACAGCCTTTGACTAACCAGACGTCGCTTGAGTTGGATTCTCCTCCAAATGGCACCTTGGCTCTGGTAACAGATGCCAAAAAGTCCACATCTGGAGCTGGAGATGATGGCAGCAACAGCACCTCACCCTCCACTCATGTGGACAAGAAGACGGACGGCGGAGATGGTCCCAAAGAAGACGTGGATGTGTCCACTAAAATAATGAATAAGGCAATTAGTGAAGATGAAGTTGTTCCAGAGTGA